Proteins from a genomic interval of Pseudomonas versuta:
- a CDS encoding LysR family transcriptional regulator, whose protein sequence is MDIKQLKFLIALDETRHFGQAAARCHITQPTLSMRLRSLEQELGLQLVNRGQRFESFTAPGERVLAWARTVLAAYDGLQAEAAACRGNLIGTLRLGVVPLSSFDPLPLLQRLHQEHPELRFELSALSSEQILEHLASNRLDVGVSYLDRLDQERFDFQPLGETRMGLLYDQRHFNFGEQPLSWEALIELPLGLLSGGMHFRQSIDHNFHSRGLTPQPILQTDAVHQLLQAVHGGFCCAVMPLEGGLEALTDNLRLHPIQDANTLSRLGLIMRRAAPRSALAEACFEMYQKSASHS, encoded by the coding sequence ATGGACATTAAACAGCTGAAATTCCTCATAGCCCTGGATGAAACCAGGCATTTCGGCCAGGCCGCCGCCCGCTGCCACATCACTCAGCCCACCCTGTCCATGCGCCTGCGCAGCCTTGAGCAAGAACTCGGCCTGCAACTGGTCAACCGCGGCCAGCGCTTCGAAAGCTTTACCGCCCCCGGCGAGCGGGTACTGGCCTGGGCCAGAACCGTGCTCGCCGCCTATGACGGCTTGCAGGCAGAAGCCGCGGCATGTCGTGGCAATTTGATCGGTACGCTGCGTCTGGGCGTGGTGCCACTGTCGAGTTTTGATCCACTGCCTTTATTACAGCGCCTGCATCAGGAACATCCTGAACTGCGATTTGAGCTGTCCGCCCTGAGCTCCGAGCAAATCCTCGAGCATCTGGCCAGTAACCGGCTGGACGTGGGCGTGTCCTACCTCGATCGTCTGGATCAGGAGCGCTTTGACTTCCAGCCCCTAGGCGAAACCCGCATGGGGCTGCTTTACGACCAGCGGCACTTCAACTTTGGGGAGCAACCCCTGAGCTGGGAGGCCTTGATTGAACTGCCTCTGGGCCTGCTGAGCGGTGGCATGCACTTTCGCCAGTCCATCGATCACAACTTTCATAGCCGTGGCCTTACCCCTCAACCGATCTTGCAAACCGACGCAGTCCATCAACTTTTGCAGGCCGTGCATGGCGGCTTTTGTTGCGCGGTAATGCCTCTGGAGGGCGGGCTTGAAGCCCTGACCGACAATTTGCGCCTGCACCCGATTCAGGATGCAAATACCTTGTCCCGCCTGGGTTTGATCATGCGGCGGGCCGCACCGCGCTCGGCTCTGGCCGAGGCTTGCTTCGAGATGTATCAAAAATCAGCAAGCCACTCTTGA
- a CDS encoding sensor histidine kinase yields the protein MITTSSVPRRPRWRSLALLALCLAPLLWPLQHLAERYYRSELAGQNRQTLDLYVANLLGTLHRYEVLPQILGELPALRAVLANPEDSQAQARANELLNGISTQTGAVVMYLLDTHGDTLATSNWDKNDSFIGRNFAFRPYFSEAMEGKLGRFFGLGTTSGKRGYYFAAPVLEGEKKIGVLVVKVDLDHTEQLWGKTPEQLLMTDHNGVVILTSRPEWRFRATRDLSPEEREAIFAILPYPTRDPQPLKLDLNAWLVQTQKIDETGWSVNILAPRTLIDRPVRTVLAIGAATLLVVMLLISLMMQRRRHYLDRIAFEGKARRELEMRVAERTSDLEGLNQRLRKEVLEREHAQQELVRAQDDLVQAGKLSALGTMSASISHELNQPLAAIRSYAENAEVLLDHQRIEDARGNLKLINELTGRMASIIAHLRAFARRDRHAPESVALQPALDDALALLAKRRRSMEVELIRDLPAATLWVEAGETRLRQVLGNLLANALDALTEKGPPRRLWLSAQSTPEGVTVYIRDNGPGFCMEALGRAGEPFYTTKTRTQGLGLGLAICDTLIRAFGGELLFANHKEGGALITLRLRAGAPGVSLQASEDSRS from the coding sequence ATGATCACGACCTCTTCAGTTCCTCGCAGACCCCGCTGGCGCAGCCTGGCCTTGCTGGCATTGTGTCTGGCGCCTTTGTTGTGGCCGCTGCAACACCTGGCCGAGCGTTATTATCGCAGTGAGCTGGCCGGGCAAAACCGCCAGACTCTCGACCTCTACGTCGCCAACCTGCTGGGAACACTGCATCGTTATGAAGTGCTGCCGCAGATCCTCGGCGAACTGCCAGCCCTGCGTGCCGTGCTGGCAAACCCCGAGGATTCGCAGGCTCAGGCCAGGGCCAATGAATTGCTCAATGGCATCAGCACCCAGACCGGTGCGGTGGTCATGTATCTGCTGGATACCCATGGCGACACCCTGGCTACGTCTAACTGGGATAAAAACGACAGTTTTATCGGCCGCAATTTCGCCTTCCGCCCTTATTTCAGTGAAGCGATGGAAGGCAAGCTGGGGCGTTTCTTCGGCCTGGGCACCACCTCCGGCAAGCGCGGTTATTACTTTGCCGCGCCGGTCCTGGAGGGCGAGAAAAAAATCGGCGTGCTGGTGGTCAAGGTCGACCTCGATCACACCGAACAGTTGTGGGGCAAGACACCCGAGCAACTGCTGATGACCGACCACAACGGCGTGGTCATCCTTACCTCGCGCCCGGAATGGCGTTTTCGGGCTACCCGCGATCTGTCGCCAGAAGAGCGTGAGGCCATATTCGCCATCTTGCCCTACCCGACCCGCGACCCGCAGCCGCTCAAGCTCGACTTGAATGCCTGGCTGGTGCAGACCCAGAAAATCGACGAGACCGGCTGGAGCGTCAACATTCTTGCCCCACGCACGCTGATCGACCGGCCGGTGCGCACAGTACTGGCTATCGGGGCGGCAACCTTGCTGGTGGTGATGCTGTTGATCAGCCTGATGATGCAGCGCCGTCGCCATTACCTGGATCGCATCGCCTTCGAAGGCAAGGCGCGCCGCGAGCTGGAAATGCGTGTGGCAGAACGCACCAGCGACCTCGAAGGCCTCAACCAGCGGCTGCGCAAGGAGGTGCTGGAGCGCGAGCACGCGCAACAGGAGCTGGTGCGCGCTCAGGACGATCTGGTGCAGGCGGGCAAACTGTCAGCGCTGGGCACCATGTCTGCCAGCATCAGCCACGAACTCAATCAGCCCCTTGCGGCCATTCGCAGTTATGCCGAAAACGCAGAGGTGCTGCTGGATCACCAGCGCATCGAAGACGCGCGCGGCAATCTCAAACTGATCAACGAACTGACCGGACGCATGGCATCGATCATCGCGCACCTGCGCGCCTTCGCCCGCCGTGATCGGCATGCGCCGGAAAGCGTCGCCCTGCAACCGGCGCTGGATGATGCCCTGGCGCTACTGGCCAAACGCCGTCGCAGCATGGAGGTCGAGCTGATTCGCGACTTGCCTGCCGCCACGTTATGGGTCGAGGCGGGTGAAACGCGGTTGCGCCAGGTGCTGGGCAACTTGCTGGCCAACGCGCTCGATGCCCTGACCGAGAAAGGTCCGCCCCGGCGTTTGTGGCTAAGTGCCCAATCCACCCCGGAAGGCGTCACTGTGTACATTCGCGACAATGGCCCGGGCTTTTGCATGGAAGCTCTGGGCCGCGCCGGTGAGCCGTTCTACACCACCAAAACCCGCACTCAGGGGCTGGGGTTGGGACTGGCCATTTGCGACACGCTAATCCGCGCGTTTGGCGGCGAGTTGCTGTTCGCCAACCACAAGGAAGGCGGCGCCTTAATTACCCTACGACTGCGCGCAGGTGCGCCGGGCGTCAGCTTGCAAGCTTCCGAGGACTCCAGGTCATGA
- the yrfG gene encoding GMP/IMP nucleotidase, giving the protein MTALPWGDIDTVLLDMDGTLLDLHYDNHFWLEHLPRRYAELHGISRAMADLELTPLFERNAGQLQWYCLDFWSTELKIPVRELKLETANLIALRPDADTFLAAIRQAGKRVIMITNAHRDSLSLKMERIELAPYFERLISSHDYGFPKESPAFWDALQADIGFDPQRSLFIDDTLPILRSARDFGVAHLLAVKQPDSKKGPKDTEEFTALGDYRDLLEGL; this is encoded by the coding sequence ATGACAGCGTTACCTTGGGGCGACATTGATACCGTACTGCTGGACATGGACGGCACCCTGCTCGACTTGCATTACGACAATCACTTCTGGCTGGAACACCTGCCCCGGCGCTATGCCGAGTTGCATGGCATCAGCCGGGCAATGGCCGACCTGGAGCTGACACCGCTGTTTGAACGCAATGCTGGCCAGTTGCAGTGGTATTGCCTGGACTTCTGGAGCACCGAGCTGAAGATACCGGTGCGTGAACTCAAGCTCGAAACTGCCAACCTGATTGCTCTGCGCCCCGATGCCGATACTTTTTTAGCGGCGATCAGGCAGGCCGGCAAGCGGGTGATCATGATCACCAATGCACACCGCGATTCGTTGTCGTTAAAAATGGAGCGCATCGAGCTGGCGCCTTACTTCGAACGCCTTATCAGTTCCCACGATTATGGTTTCCCCAAGGAAAGCCCGGCTTTCTGGGACGCTCTGCAGGCCGATATCGGCTTTGATCCGCAGCGCAGCCTGTTTATCGACGACACCCTGCCGATCCTGCGCAGTGCCCGTGATTTTGGCGTGGCCCACTTGCTGGCGGTCAAACAGCCGGACAGCAAAAAAGGCCCGAAAGATACCGAGGAGTTTACAGCGTTAGGGGATTATCGGGATTTGCTGGAAGGGCTTTGA
- the lysM gene encoding peptidoglycan-binding protein LysM, producing the protein MSIFSFVKEAGEKLIDLLTPGNANASEELKKHVEQVGLGNPNITATVDGDKVTVSGEVATQEEKEKIILAAGNIAGVASVEDKITVTGPVVVASKFVVVEKGDTLSAISLRVYGNANQYNKIFEANKPLLKDVNKIYPGQTLRIPE; encoded by the coding sequence ATGAGTATTTTTAGCTTTGTGAAAGAAGCCGGCGAAAAATTGATCGACCTGCTGACACCGGGCAATGCCAATGCCAGTGAAGAACTCAAGAAACACGTTGAACAGGTAGGTCTGGGCAACCCGAACATCACGGCCACCGTGGATGGCGACAAAGTGACCGTCAGCGGTGAAGTGGCCACGCAGGAAGAGAAAGAAAAAATCATTCTGGCGGCGGGCAACATTGCCGGTGTGGCCAGTGTTGAAGACAAGATCACCGTCACCGGGCCGGTGGTTGTGGCTTCCAAATTTGTAGTGGTAGAAAAAGGCGACACCCTGAGCGCGATTTCGCTGCGGGTGTATGGCAATGCCAACCAGTACAACAAGATTTTTGAAGCCAACAAGCCACTGCTAAAAGACGTCAACAAAATCTACCCGGGGCAGACACTGCGTATTCCTGAGTAA
- the nudE gene encoding ADP compounds hydrolase NudE: MRQKPTVLAREIVASSRLFRVEEVQLRFSNGVERTYERLVGRGNGYGAVMIVAMIDADHAVLVEEYCGGTDEYEISLPKGLIEPGEDVLAAAERELKEEAGYGARQLEHLTELSLSPGYMSQKIQVVLATDLYEERLEGDEPEPMRVERVNLRELSSLVQNPQFSEGRALAALYLARDLLTQRGVFVP; encoded by the coding sequence ATGCGCCAAAAACCCACCGTACTTGCCCGTGAAATTGTTGCCAGTAGCCGATTGTTTCGCGTCGAAGAAGTGCAGTTGCGCTTCTCCAATGGTGTCGAGCGCACTTACGAACGGTTGGTGGGGCGTGGCAACGGTTATGGCGCGGTCATGATTGTGGCCATGATCGACGCTGATCACGCCGTTTTGGTTGAAGAGTACTGCGGCGGCACTGATGAGTATGAAATCTCATTGCCCAAAGGCCTGATTGAGCCGGGCGAAGATGTGCTGGCTGCCGCCGAACGTGAACTGAAGGAAGAGGCCGGTTATGGCGCCCGCCAGCTGGAACACCTCACCGAGCTGTCGCTGTCGCCGGGTTACATGAGTCAGAAAATCCAGGTGGTACTGGCCACCGACCTCTATGAAGAGCGTCTGGAAGGTGATGAACCCGAGCCGATGCGGGTTGAGCGGGTCAATCTGCGCGAGCTGTCGAGTCTGGTGCAAAACCCGCAATTCAGCGAAGGCCGTGCTCTGGCTGCACTGTATCTGGCGCGGGATTTGTTGACCCAGCGCGGAGTATTTGTGCCGTGA
- the aguA gene encoding agmatine deiminase, protein MTTLNSSPRADGFHMPAEWAPQTQTWMIWPERPDNWRLGGKPAQAAHVAVAKAIARFEPVTVGVSAAQYENACAHLDVPNIRVVEISSDDAWVRDSGPTFVINDSGEVRGVNWDFNAWGGFDGGLYFPWNRDRQVGSKILEIERIARYHTPGFVLEGGSIHVDGEGTLITTAECLMNRNRNPHLSREEIEDVLRSHLAVDKIIWLPDGLFNDETDGHVDNFCCYVAPGEVLLAWTDDEQNPNYVRCHAAMNVLATSTDAKGRPFVVHKMPIPGPMFATQQECDGVDKVAGSQDRNPSERLAGSYVNFLIVNGGIIAPSFDDPMDAQAKDILQNLFPQHEVVMVPGRELLLGGGNIHCLTQQQPAPRKA, encoded by the coding sequence ATGACCACTTTGAACAGTTCGCCCCGCGCTGACGGTTTTCACATGCCGGCGGAATGGGCTCCGCAGACCCAGACCTGGATGATCTGGCCAGAGCGCCCGGACAATTGGCGGTTGGGTGGCAAGCCTGCTCAGGCGGCTCACGTGGCCGTGGCCAAGGCCATTGCGCGCTTCGAACCGGTGACCGTCGGCGTGTCGGCCGCCCAGTACGAAAATGCGTGTGCGCACCTCGATGTACCCAATATTCGAGTGGTCGAGATCTCCAGCGACGACGCCTGGGTGCGTGACAGCGGGCCGACCTTTGTCATCAATGACAGCGGTGAAGTGCGCGGTGTGAACTGGGACTTCAACGCCTGGGGCGGGTTTGATGGCGGTTTGTACTTCCCGTGGAACCGCGACCGTCAAGTGGGTAGCAAGATCCTCGAAATCGAACGCATTGCGCGTTATCACACTCCCGGCTTCGTGCTTGAAGGTGGCTCGATCCACGTGGATGGCGAAGGCACACTGATCACCACGGCCGAGTGCCTGATGAACCGCAACCGCAACCCGCATCTGTCCCGTGAAGAGATTGAAGACGTACTGCGTTCGCATCTGGCTGTGGATAAGATCATCTGGCTGCCGGACGGCCTGTTCAATGACGAAACCGACGGCCATGTGGATAACTTCTGCTGCTACGTTGCACCGGGCGAAGTACTGCTGGCCTGGACTGACGATGAACAGAACCCCAACTATGTGCGTTGCCATGCCGCCATGAACGTACTGGCAACCAGCACCGATGCCAAAGGTCGTCCGTTTGTCGTGCATAAAATGCCGATTCCGGGGCCGATGTTTGCCACACAGCAAGAGTGCGACGGCGTCGACAAGGTTGCCGGCAGTCAGGATCGTAATCCGTCGGAGCGGCTGGCCGGGTCTTACGTGAATTTCTTGATCGTCAACGGCGGCATCATTGCACCGAGCTTTGATGATCCGATGGACGCGCAGGCCAAAGACATCCTGCAAAACCTCTTCCCGCAACATGAAGTGGTGATGGTGCCGGGTCGTGAGTTGCTGTTGGGCGGTGGCAACATCCATTGCCTGACCCAGCAGCAGCCGGCGCCGCGCAAGGCGTAA
- the rfbD gene encoding dTDP-4-dehydrorhamnose reductase, translating into MKILISGKTGQVALELQKHLGGLGELIVLGRNDLDLSKPEQIRAQVRAHRPDLIINAAAHTAVDLAESEPELAFAINGVAPGVFAEEAAALGIPLIHYSTDYVFDGNKPAPYTEDDTPNPLGVYGKSKLAGERAIAATGAEHLILRTSWVYSTHGKNFLLTMQRLLQERPELRVVADQIGAPTWAGTIARSTRLLIERWQAAEAGAWGVYHLTAQGETSWFGFTQAIAEHLSAQGKPCATLEPIPASAYPTPAARPQNSRLDCSRLEREWHVAQPAWQNALRECLAAQH; encoded by the coding sequence TTGAAAATCCTGATCAGCGGCAAGACCGGCCAGGTCGCCCTCGAACTGCAAAAGCACCTTGGCGGTCTGGGCGAGCTGATTGTGCTGGGTCGTAACGATCTTGACCTGAGCAAACCCGAGCAAATTCGTGCACAGGTACGGGCCCACCGGCCCGACCTGATCATCAATGCGGCCGCGCACACCGCGGTGGATCTGGCCGAAAGCGAGCCTGAGCTGGCATTTGCCATCAATGGCGTTGCGCCCGGTGTGTTTGCTGAAGAAGCGGCGGCACTGGGCATTCCGCTGATTCACTACTCCACTGACTATGTGTTCGACGGCAACAAGCCTGCGCCTTACACCGAAGACGACACCCCCAACCCGCTGGGTGTCTATGGCAAGAGCAAGCTGGCGGGCGAGCGAGCAATTGCAGCGACCGGCGCTGAGCACCTGATTTTGCGCACCAGTTGGGTGTACTCCACCCACGGCAAGAACTTCCTGCTGACCATGCAGCGTTTGCTGCAAGAAAGGCCGGAGTTGCGCGTGGTGGCAGACCAAATCGGGGCGCCTACCTGGGCAGGCACTATCGCCCGCAGCACGCGCCTGTTGATCGAACGCTGGCAAGCCGCAGAAGCCGGAGCCTGGGGGGTTTACCACCTGACGGCCCAGGGCGAAACCTCGTGGTTTGGTTTTACCCAGGCCATCGCCGAACACCTGTCAGCCCAGGGCAAGCCTTGCGCAACCCTGGAGCCGATACCGGCCAGTGCTTATCCGACACCGGCTGCCCGGCCACAAAACTCGCGTCTTGATTGCAGCCGCCTCGAGCGCGAGTGGCACGTTGCTCAGCCCGCCTGGCAAAACGCATTGCGTGAGTGCCTGGCCGCGCAACACTAA
- a CDS encoding sigma-54-dependent transcriptional regulator, whose product MSQPIDPHVQIILIDDDPHLRQALYQTLDLAGLKVLPLAQATGLGERIGRDWPGVVVSDIRMPGMDGLELLAQLHAQDPELPVLLITGHGDVPLAVQAMRSGAYDFLEKPFASDALLDSVRRALALRALVLDNRSLRLALSDRQQLSTRLVGHSPAMLRLREQIGALAATKADVLILGETGSGKEVVARALHDLSNRRNGPFVAINAGALAESVVESELFGHEPGAFTGAQKRRIGKFEFANGGTLFLDEIESMSLDVQVKLLRMLQERVVERLGGNQLIPLDIRVIAATKEDLRQAADQGRFRADLYYRLNVAPLRIAPLRERGEDALMLFQHFADESSRRHGLTPNVLQPAQRALLLRHNWPGNVRELQNVAERFALGLELALDDDSPDGSQSTGAEVSGGLSEQVEHFERSLIAAELERSHSSMRSLAEALGVPRKTLHDKLRKHGLNFESGSHPHTDELD is encoded by the coding sequence ATGAGCCAGCCCATCGATCCCCATGTACAGATCATCCTGATCGATGATGACCCGCATCTGCGTCAAGCCCTGTATCAAACCCTGGACCTGGCCGGGCTCAAGGTCTTGCCACTGGCGCAAGCCACCGGTCTTGGCGAGCGCATAGGCCGGGACTGGCCGGGCGTGGTGGTCAGTGACATTCGCATGCCGGGCATGGACGGGCTTGAGTTGCTGGCCCAGCTTCACGCCCAGGACCCGGAGCTTCCGGTGCTGCTGATCACCGGCCACGGCGATGTACCGCTGGCAGTGCAGGCAATGCGTTCAGGGGCCTACGACTTTCTGGAAAAACCTTTTGCCAGCGACGCACTGCTCGACAGCGTGCGCCGGGCACTGGCCCTGCGCGCTCTGGTACTGGACAACCGCAGCCTGCGCCTGGCCCTGAGCGATCGCCAGCAACTGAGTACCCGACTGGTCGGCCATTCACCGGCCATGCTGCGCCTGCGAGAGCAAATCGGCGCGCTGGCTGCGACCAAGGCCGATGTACTGATTCTGGGCGAAACCGGTTCTGGCAAAGAAGTGGTCGCACGGGCCCTGCATGACTTGTCGAACCGTCGCAATGGACCTTTTGTTGCGATCAACGCGGGCGCGCTGGCGGAGTCGGTGGTTGAAAGCGAGCTGTTCGGCCATGAACCCGGGGCTTTTACCGGTGCGCAAAAACGCCGTATCGGCAAATTTGAGTTCGCCAATGGCGGCACGCTGTTCCTCGATGAAATCGAAAGCATGAGCCTGGATGTGCAGGTCAAGCTGCTGCGCATGCTGCAAGAGCGGGTGGTTGAGCGTCTGGGTGGCAATCAGTTGATCCCGCTGGACATCCGGGTAATCGCCGCCACCAAGGAAGACCTGCGCCAGGCCGCTGACCAGGGGCGGTTCCGCGCCGACCTGTATTACCGGCTCAACGTTGCACCGTTGCGCATTGCGCCCTTGCGCGAGCGTGGTGAAGACGCCTTGATGCTGTTTCAACATTTCGCCGACGAGTCCAGCCGCCGCCACGGTCTTACACCCAATGTGCTGCAACCAGCGCAACGCGCACTCTTATTGCGTCACAACTGGCCGGGCAACGTGCGCGAACTGCAAAACGTGGCCGAACGCTTTGCCCTGGGACTTGAGCTGGCGCTGGACGATGACTCGCCCGACGGTTCGCAATCGACTGGTGCTGAAGTGTCGGGGGGCCTGAGCGAACAGGTCGAGCATTTCGAAAGAAGCCTGATTGCCGCCGAACTGGAGCGCTCCCATAGCTCCATGCGCAGCCTGGCCGAAGCGCTGGGCGTACCGCGTAAAACCTTGCACGACAAACTGCGCAAACACGGGCTGAACTTCGAAAGTGGCAGTCACCCACACACCGATGAACTTGATTGA
- the rfbB gene encoding dTDP-glucose 4,6-dehydratase: protein MRILVTGGAGFIGSALIRHLIRNTAHEVLNLDKLTYAGNLESLQSIATDTRYEFVQADIVDQAAVSAIIERFQPQAIMHLAAESHVDRSIDGPSDFIQTNIVGTYSLLEATRAYWLTLPEPAKSEFRFHHISTDEVYGDLHGVDDLFTETTPYAPSSPYSASKAASDHLVRAWNRTYGLPVLLTNCSNNYGPFHFPEKLIPLVILNALAGKPLPVYGNGLQVRDWLFVEDHARALLKVVTEGVVGETYNIGGHNEQKNIDVVRSICALLEELAPEHPPGVAQFADLITFVTDRPGHDQRYAIDASKIERELGWVPEETFETGLRKTVQWYLDNLEWCKRVQDGSYQGQRLGFTEPKDLLA, encoded by the coding sequence ATGCGCATTTTAGTCACCGGCGGTGCCGGTTTTATTGGTTCGGCGCTAATCCGGCACCTTATCCGGAACACCGCACACGAAGTGCTCAACCTCGACAAGTTGACCTACGCCGGTAACCTTGAATCGCTGCAAAGCATTGCAACCGACACCCGCTACGAATTCGTCCAGGCCGACATCGTCGACCAGGCAGCGGTCAGTGCAATCATCGAGCGTTTCCAGCCACAGGCCATCATGCACCTGGCCGCCGAGTCCCACGTTGACCGCTCCATCGACGGGCCGTCGGACTTTATCCAGACCAACATTGTTGGCACTTACAGCCTGCTGGAAGCCACCCGCGCGTACTGGCTGACACTCCCGGAGCCGGCCAAAAGCGAGTTTCGCTTCCACCATATTTCGACTGACGAAGTGTATGGCGACCTGCATGGCGTCGACGACCTGTTCACCGAAACCACGCCTTACGCGCCAAGCTCGCCCTACTCGGCCAGTAAGGCGGCGTCCGACCACCTGGTCCGCGCCTGGAACCGCACTTACGGCTTGCCGGTGTTGCTGACCAATTGCTCGAACAACTACGGGCCCTTCCATTTCCCGGAAAAACTCATTCCGCTGGTGATCCTCAATGCCCTGGCGGGCAAACCGCTGCCGGTGTATGGCAACGGCCTGCAAGTACGTGACTGGCTGTTCGTTGAAGACCACGCCCGCGCCCTGCTTAAAGTCGTGACTGAAGGCGTGGTCGGCGAGACTTACAACATCGGCGGCCACAACGAGCAAAAGAACATCGACGTGGTGCGCAGTATTTGTGCCCTGCTCGAGGAACTGGCGCCAGAGCATCCGCCCGGCGTTGCTCAATTTGCTGACCTGATTACCTTCGTGACCGACCGTCCAGGCCACGACCAGCGCTACGCAATCGACGCCAGCAAAATCGAACGTGAACTGGGCTGGGTGCCTGAAGAAACATTCGAAACCGGCCTGCGCAAAACCGTGCAGTGGTACCTGGACAACCTGGAGTGGTGCAAACGCGTCCAGGACGGCAGCTATCAGGGTCAACGCCTGGGCTTCACCGAGCCCAAGGATCTGCTGGCATGA
- a CDS encoding thioesterase domain-containing protein has translation MNRDSRYLESVLHHDIPLTREMGLKVIGWHQHQLRLQMPLAANINHKSTMFGGSLYCGAVLAGWGWLHLSLREAGIEDGHIVIQEGHISYPLPVTRDAIVLCDAPADAAWNKFLAMYKRHGRARLSLDTRVINAEGEEDAVRFSGQYVLHR, from the coding sequence ATGAATCGCGACAGTCGTTATCTGGAATCTGTACTCCATCACGACATTCCGCTTACCCGTGAAATGGGCCTGAAGGTCATAGGCTGGCACCAGCACCAACTGCGCCTGCAGATGCCGCTTGCGGCCAACATTAACCACAAAAGCACCATGTTCGGCGGCAGCCTGTACTGCGGCGCGGTGCTTGCAGGCTGGGGCTGGCTGCACCTGAGCCTGCGTGAGGCGGGGATCGAAGACGGGCACATCGTGATTCAGGAAGGTCACATCAGCTACCCGCTGCCCGTGACCCGGGACGCTATCGTGCTGTGCGATGCACCTGCCGATGCGGCCTGGAACAAGTTTCTGGCCATGTACAAACGCCATGGCCGTGCACGCTTGTCTCTCGATACACGGGTCATCAATGCCGAAGGCGAAGAGGATGCGGTGAGGTTTAGCGGGCAGTATGTGTTGCACCGCTAA
- the cysQ gene encoding 3'(2'),5'-bisphosphate nucleotidase CysQ: MSDFPHPLLAGVIALAHAAGDAILPFWRADVAVTAKADDSPVTAADLAAHHVLLDGLTALAPDIPVLSEEDANIAQSVRAAWTRWWLVDPLDGTKEFISGSEEFTVNIALIEQGRVVFGVVSMPTSGRCYYGGAGLGAWREDGSERSPISVRNTPPEGEPLTVVASRRHSSPRQERLLTGLSEHLGELRLTSVGSSLKFCLLAEGAADCYPRLAPTSQWDTAAAQGVLEGAGGVVLQLDGEPFNYPARESLLNDYFLALPAKAPWREQLLALAQSDL, translated from the coding sequence GTGAGTGATTTCCCCCACCCCTTGCTTGCAGGCGTGATCGCGCTGGCCCATGCCGCAGGCGACGCGATCCTGCCATTCTGGCGTGCGGACGTTGCCGTTACCGCCAAGGCGGACGATTCGCCGGTCACCGCTGCCGATCTTGCCGCGCATCACGTGTTGCTGGATGGCCTGACGGCGTTGGCCCCGGACATCCCGGTCTTGTCGGAAGAAGACGCCAATATTGCGCAAAGCGTGCGCGCCGCATGGACCCGCTGGTGGCTGGTTGATCCGCTGGATGGCACCAAGGAATTTATTTCGGGCAGTGAAGAATTCACCGTCAATATTGCGCTGATCGAACAGGGTCGCGTGGTCTTCGGTGTGGTCTCAATGCCCACCAGCGGCCGTTGTTACTACGGCGGCGCAGGGCTGGGTGCATGGCGTGAAGATGGCAGCGAGAGATCGCCCATCAGCGTGCGCAACACCCCGCCTGAAGGCGAGCCGTTAACGGTGGTCGCCAGTCGCCGGCACTCCAGTCCCCGGCAAGAACGCTTGTTAACGGGTCTGAGTGAACACTTGGGTGAATTGCGACTGACCAGCGTAGGCAGTTCGTTGAAGTTTTGCTTACTGGCCGAGGGCGCTGCCGATTGTTATCCGCGTCTGGCGCCGACTTCCCAGTGGGATACTGCAGCAGCCCAGGGCGTGCTGGAGGGCGCGGGCGGGGTGGTCCTGCAACTGGATGGCGAGCCGTTCAACTACCCGGCGCGCGAGTCGCTGCTCAATGACTATTTTCTGGCATTGCCGGCCAAGGCGCCGTGGCGCGAACAGTTGCTGGCCCTGGCGCAAAGCGACCTGTAG